atataagggggagtcgagggacaaagaaaggatcgactcattgtttcacgcaaccctagtttcataatcgtcgagcacttttcggctgaaaccctcgagatctacttgccctctacttccaactaaaccctagtctacaacttgtaggcattgataagttaatcccttgtcactcatCCCACGACCTGTCGGTACTTACCGTTTGGGCCAGTGCCTAGCTTGTTGTGGCTATCGTCCTGGTTGGCTCATGCTGGCTGAGATGCATGGCATATGTGGTGGCCTCTACGGGTGGGGCGGCGGGCCAACCAAGTCCCACAGTGGCACCAATGTAGGAAAATCTAGGATCATATTGTTGTGGCTTTGTTCTTTTGTGTTCATTCATATATGGTATTTTTCGTTCTCCGGTGAAGGGCCATCTACACTATTGTTGGTGCCGATGGCGGCAGCACCCTCCGGAACCGTTCACTCCTTGGTGGCCTCGTCGAGGAGTTTAGATCACCTCCATACCTTGTTCCCAAGTTCTCCGGGTGGAAACTTACATCTATTTTGTCGCACCatacaaccacatcgccatcgatATCACTTCCTCACCGGAGGCGTTGTTCTTGGAGATTTGGCCATCAATTGGCGCACACGTTGGATACACTCGCCTTGGCTCTAGTTTGTAGACACTCTCGTCATGTCCGTGACCTCACGACATGGATGTACCTTGGCTGGCATGGGTTGTGGATTGCAGGTGTCTAGGCCATATGAGAACACTTTACAGATTTTGACTTATGGCGGCATGCGTATGTTGCTACAAGCATGGTGTGCAAAAAGGTTTAGTGGAGCAGACCAGGCACAACGTTGATAGTTTCGAGGCATGTCCTGTAGTTGGAAGTCTTTGTGCCCTTCTAGGCTTGCTGGGGCATCCTCCCACATAATACGTCTCATCGGATTTTGACAGTTCGAGGAGGGGGTTGAGGTTAACCCCGGCAAGCTTTACGTTTTTTGAAACAAAAATAACTCAACGCTATGCTAGGAGTTTTTGTGTACTACTACTCGAAGAAATTTTCATGCAAAATACAATCGATTCATACGGACTTCACGAGTCGAATGAAGTCGACAAACCCCATTTTAATTTTTTCCCGGGCCCGTACAATCTCAACAACCTCAATTTATTTATACATTCGAGTTCATTACAATACCAACATACTTTACGAACTAGGAACGGTGTAGAAATTCACCAAAGCAAGTACTACAAACTTGTACAAACTACTAGTTTAGAACTAATCATGCAGTACATAATTCTTTTGCACCTCTTAACTACTTGCATACTGATACCAGAGACAAAGCATGTCAACAGAATGTTCAAGCCGTTCTTCTGCATCAGTTCGTAGGAGAAAACTGATATATTTGTTTTATTCTTTGACCTCAATATATATTCACCGTTTAGAAGTATTTGGAGCCCCCCTTGCCTGACAAATATAATTTAGGCATGTCAGGTTTCGCTGCGGCGCCAAACGCACAATATATGCAAAGAAATATACCACTTTGCAAAGAAACGCACTATAGTGCCTAGTTATATAGTTCGTATACCTAGGTTGACTTGTTTTTGCGGTTTGCTGCTTGATGCATGCGCCGATGGTGTGGTATTACCTTGACCTGCTGGCAGCGCATTAGCTTTAGCTTCTGCACGCATGCGAAACACAAGAGACAAGAATAAACTTTAGAGAGTCCATTGTTTGTTTCATCGTCACGATCTTTAGAGAGTCCAGAGAAAGTGCATGAGAAATCTTTTAGAGGACAAGGAAAGAAAGCCATGACCAAAAAGTAAGGCCGATGTCGACACTTGTGCATGCACTGAGCGATCAGTAGCTGCTCGATCTCACTATTTTATTAACACAAGAAGATGCCTTCTTTAAACATTGCATGCACACATGCATGTGAGATGATGGTTCGTACCTTTCTTAGTGGACTCAAGATTTTCCAATTTATGCACGGGTCTAGCACTTATACCTGGATGGAAAATCAGAACATATGAAATATCAATGTTTGAGTTTGCTAACAGAGCTCACTGCCCGAACAAATCAAATATAATAAGGAAATGAACGGGATTAGACACGATATATTCGATTAGATGGAGACGGGCCTAACCAGACGATGCATGATTCCCAGCATCATGTTTTGCTGGAACATACGGTTTACGGCCATCGTTAATTCCCTGTGAAGGCGCAGACTTAAAACTTCCCGCTGCACAAATATCGCGAGTCAGAAGATATAAGTCAGTTAGTCCCTGCCTAGCATGCATGCAATATGCTATGTTAACTAGCTCACCTTGCGCCCTGTTCTTTGAAGATAACGAGTCACTCATTCTCTCAACTATGTGTCTCTTGAACAACTTTGAGCTTTCGATGGCCGAAAGCCTGGAAAAAGTCCGCTTCTTATAGGCACGGAGAAATCGTAGATATTGCATCTAATTAATTGCAACGATCATGACATCTCGTGAAAAAATATTGCGTATTTTACTCTATTTACGGAATATTTGTAACTCATTAGTTATGTGCCAGTGTCATGGAATGTTCAAGTTGACCCAGTTGGCTGGATTACTCACTCCGTACCGGTTTATAAGGACTACACGTCATTTAACAAAAAGTAAGACCATACTTTAGTCAATGAAATATCAATTATATGTCACAAAAATTATGCCACTATATTTTGTAGACACAATTTATGGTCTTTTCTAAAACTACATGTAACCCTTATGAACAGGGTACGGAGGTAGTAAAAAATATTAGAGAGCTAACTATTTGAACATGCATTAAGATGCTTTTTATTGCGATTCAACTCCGTGAACATGACAAGCTAGGGAAAATATTCTTCTGCGTCCGTTCTCGAATATAAGCCGTTTTAGATAGCTAAGTTTCAAAACGGAGCTaatattttttttttgcatatggTTGTGATCTGCATGTCGCTGGTTCAGGCTGGCTAATGCCAATGATAGTAAAAAAAATAAAGTTATGTCTCCACCcagactatatatatatgaaaaAAAAATATTAGTGAAAACATCACCAAAATGTACTATTTGGATTCCCCATAGTTTTTTTTAATTGGTAAAAGGCACCAAGTGTACCAATGAATCCATTGAATGTGTCAACGTAATATCCTGCAGTTAGCACAAATCTTTAATTCAGTCAAATAGTCAATGTATGTACTATATACGCCGTTCTCTACCTTGCTTGGTCTACAAGGCTACATGTTCTAAATAAACAACTACCTGCAGTATGATGTTGGTATAACTGTCATGGCGCAATATATGCCGGTAAGCGCATATATGTGGTAGATTTTTCCTGAGAAAGTGCATGTCTAGAGAAAGTGCAACATGCATAAATCTTTTGGAGGACAAGAAAAGATGGACTGATCAAAAAGTAAAGCTCGGAGATGCCCAATATCAATCAATTAATAAACAGTTCCATGCATGGGATTAAGATGCTAGAGCCTGCAGGACGAGGACCGTACCTCGATCCTTTCTTACTGGCCTGATGATTTTTCCGGTTTAGGCCCTGGTCTAGTAATCATGGCTGGATGGAAAATCAGAACATATGAAATATAATTAGGTAATGAAGTTGCTGTAATCGGCGGTGTCGACCAGGCACGTTCCGAGGGTTCTAGGACGGTAAATCCACCGCTGGTTGTGAATTGTGATCCGCTTGTCCCTGGTTCAGCCTGGGTAATGCCCATGTAATAGTAAAACAAAAACAGTAATGTCTCCGGCCAGACTATATGTTAGTCAAAACTGCACGAAAATGTAATATTTGGATTTCCCAAAGTTTGTTTTAACTGGTAAAAGGCACGAAGTGTACTGACGGATATGATCCACTGAATGTGTGAACGTAATATCCTGCAGCTAGCACAAGTTTCAGTCATATAGTCAATGTACTTCGTACGTTGATCTCTTCCTTGCTAAGTCTATATATTCTAAATAAACAGCTACCTGCATTATGCAGTTGGTATAACTGTCATGGCACATATTTTCCTGGTCTAGGTAGCTATCTGATGTGTGTATCCGTATACATATGGTAGATTTTTCATAGGTCGTTCCAAGTCGGAATATACATCAAGTCAAGTCACTTACGTGTAGAATTTGAACAATATACATCGTTGATGATCATTTATTGAGTATTTCGTAGGAGAGGAAGCcaaccaacgtgttgaccagttgGGTACATGCTTCATTTTCTGGGCGCTCTCAACCCTGCTTGAATAATTCTTAAGGATCTCTTAACAAGACATTCTTACAGCAAATGTATCTACTTAATAGTTGCAGACTAGCCAGATAACTTTTTTATTCGAGAAAGACTAGATTTCGTTGAATCAGTCCCAGACGAGACATAAGTACGAGAGGTCGAAACGAAAGGGACGATTAACGACACACACGCACTAAAAGACTTGGTCACGCACCAGGAAGACTGCGACGTACGCGCAAAATGCCAACACATTACCTAGCAATAGGGCTGCGAGCATGGTGGGATGTGGATGCGTGGTTTTGCTTAActcagctttaattttgggaaacGCTGTTGTTCTCCCGGACGATCCACGCCATCCCATCCTCCGGCTTCCTGGCGCGACACGCGTCCCTGCAGGGCCCACACATGATGGAGACGGTCTCACCCTTATCTCTTTCCGCCTTGCCCGTTCTCCTCTGTGTCTCCCGTCCCTCTCACATGCCATGGCCATGGTCTCTTCCTCAAATCCCTTCACCACCGTGGTGCTCTACCAAAATTCGCCGGATCCCTGTCCCGCCGGCGCTCGTCGGATCTACCCGCCTGTGTCTCTTCCCCAAATCCCCTCGAAATCGTGGCCGGCCTTTCCATCTTCGCCACCCCTGCTCCATGTGTGGCATCACCACCAACCCGCGTGTCGCTCGTGGCGGCCGCCGCCGGCGATGGATCTCCAGCCCGACGCCATCGTGGTCCTGCAATTCTCGCCCGCTGCTACAAACGGCCATCCGCCCTGCTACAAACGACTGTCCGCCTTGCTACAGAAGGTCGCCGATACTGCTACAGCGCCGCCGGCGGTGCTATAAATAGCCAGCCATGTAAAACAGATATTGTGCAATAGCTCAACAACCCTAATCGGGTGTGgcctttatatatatatatatatatatatatatatatatatatatatatatatatatatatatatatatatatatatatatatatatatatatatatatatatatatatatatatatatatatatatatatatatatatatatatatatatagagagagagagagagagagagagagagagagagagagaaaagttTTCGTATGTAACCAAACTGCAGTGCATGCTATCATTGTCGTCCACTTCCGTGCCAAGATCCGTGCTAACTGTTGCTATTTTCTTTTCCAAACAGCCTTATTACCTTTTAGTGGTTCGATGCACTGCAGGCTGTGCTGGCCCGGGCAGTATACGAGTCAGGTCTGAGAGAGGAGCCGTTGGGCTTGTCCGTTTGTGTAAGACCCGTTGGGTTTGGCAGTTTATGCCTGGAAACGAATATCGCTACAGGCATCGTGCCATTTTCTCTCCTCTGCCCCGACCTCCATCCTCGGTCCTCCCCCAATCCCTGCACATCGTTCGATTCCCCTGACCCTGCCCGCTCCGGCGACCGGCGGCGTCCGGCGGCAGCGCTGCCCCGACCTCCACACTCCCCAAATCCCGGCACTTCCAGTTTGTCTCTTCCCTGCAAAGCGAGAACCACCCGTCCCCCTCCCCCGACCCTGCCCGTTCCGGCACCCGCCAGCGActggcggcgaccggcggcgcCCTCTGCAGTGCTGCCCCGACCTTCCACCCTCCTCCCGATCCCTGCAGATCGAGTTTGGCTCTTCCCGGCGGCCGGTGGAGCGCCCCAGCTCCCCTGCATCGACGGTTTTTTTGTACCGTTCCGTGTCTCTCACCGCCTGAATCCCAGAGCTTCCCCTACTGCCTCTTCTCCACGCCTCCACCCCTCGACTTGCCAAGAACCACTGCCCAGTCCACACGCCGGCGGTGCCACGTTCCCGCTGCAGGAGTGGGCGACAGAAAGTCGCCGTGAAAGAAGAGCAAGCACCGCGCTAGATTTCGAGCGCAAGATAAAAAGTATCTCATGCATGCTATTTGCGAATTCCCCTAGCAGACATACTGATTTGCCCCTCTCCAGTCATTTCTGATTTGCCTGTCGTTTCATGTTACCTGGCAGGCAAAAGCTTCAATCGGCGTCCGTGTTCATGGCCAGCAAGGGGAACAACGCGGGGAGTTCGCAGGACGAGTCCTCTGGAAGGGGTCTTCCAATGTTGCCCTGCCCACGGTGCGGTGCTTCGCCATTGACATGGGGAGTGTGCGAGAACGGCAAGAACGCTGGAAAGGAGTTCTTCAAGTGCTGCAGGAACCTGAGCGTAAGTTCATGCCTTGTTCTTGTCAGACATGTAATGGCATGGCCTTTCCCCCGCGATTTATTTTCCAGTTTGAGCATATAGTCAGTTCATTCGTGTAATCAGTATTTGTAGCGTAGTATTTTGTATATCAAATATTCATgcatatttttttttgtttttgtatttTCATCTATCTATAGCCACGGCGTAATCATTGGAGTTCTATGGTCTCCAAGATGACCACTGGAGCTATTCCCAGAGATCTTGTTATGTCATATTAGTTAGgaaggattcttgttcatagcGGTTTTTCACCGTTCACTAGCTGAATTGGGGGCCCTAGGTAGCGCTCACTATGGATGTTTCGGAGATGTTTGGCAGGGGCACCAACAACATGGTGTTCATTATATTTTTTTAAAAGCACTAAAATAGTTTTCGATTATCCAATCATGATATAAGTTGGAAAATGCTCCATGTTTCATTAAGTAGGTGGTGTACACATCTCATCTAACAAACGGCATGTATGGGCCGTATTGGGATTTTATTTTCCATCCAATTATACATTAGATTCGCATCCAATTGTATCAGTAATGCGGAGACATGTCCAACCAATTTAGGTGACCAGTGCCATCCTTTCTTTGGGGGAGTTGTAGCACCATCCAAATTATGCAGTGTGTTGCTGTTTATTTTATATATGGAATATATACACTGTTGTAGCCAGATAGGTGGTATGATTGAGTTGTCCTGATATCTGTTcattgttttgcaggaattttcgCCATGCAGGTTTCTTCATATGGAAGGACACATATATTGAGGACCTGAGGTCTTCGAGGATAATGGCAGCAGTTCCATCTGGCGTCTTCGAAACCCAGATTGAGTCTGCACCTGTTGTGGCGTTACCATCATCAGACAGCTTGGTGGAGGTGCTTAACCATCTCCGCGAGATGAACGAGGGCATAGCCGACATAAGAGCAGGTGTAGCTGAGGCAAGATCGGCGTACAAGGGGTTCTGCGCCGCCAAAAAGACGTCCAGGATCATTGCGATTACCCTGGTCGTAGTTTGGATTGGCTGCGTCCTCGCTAAGTTCATTCAGATGTGATTCTTATTTTTGGGTAAGAATTATAGTAGTGTCAGATCTGATTTAGTCTAGGAATGTCGTGTAGGGCTAATCTGTTTCAAGGATGATTTTGCTTTTTGGCAGGCTGCCATGTACCAGATTGTAAGAGCGACTAATGGTTGAAGTGTATGATTTTTTCTATTTTATAATGCAGATTGAAAGGTTGCATTTTTCACTCGGACCTTGAATCCAGACTTTCTGTTGTATCTTTGCAGAGACAAGTTTGTTAGCTTGGGTAATGCAGATTTTAGTCAGACAACATGATACATGCCTTTTAGCTTGCGAGATTTTGCTGTCAGTTCCTTCTTTAAACATCCAGCAAAGGTCATGTTATATAGATGGTAATGATGCATTTTTTAACCAGAACCATTTAATCTCAATGTCCAGTGGACGGTGTCTCTGCTAGTCATAGTTTATGTTACATAATTTGGTTTTGTCTCCTGTTTAAAAGACAATTCAGAATGGAGACCTGTATGGTACTGTAAAACCAGATGCCAGCATAGAACTCAACGATGCATGTTAACGGTGAAAACGAGACGAAACACACTGTTTGCCGATTGAGACCTATCAGCCGGGGTATGGCATTACCCTAGGGGTAGGTGCTTATAGAGCAATGCTTGGACAAAACATATGGCGTCTAGGTTTACGATGGTTTCCTGAGTACCGAATGTTTTATCGATGGGGTACGTCATAATCCTAAGGTAGGTACCGGTGTACGACGGTTCTTTTTCGTCGAAAGAACCTAGTACCGATTACCCCCCCGCTAGGTCGCGTTGGAAAATCTCTGAGGTACCTTTAAATATTTTCTAGAAGGTACGGCTGATACTAGCATAGGTACTTGTAGATAAAACTAAACACCACGATAGGTGCCGAAGCGATAGGTGCGTTGGAAAACATCTGATGTACCGATAGAATTATAAAGAAGGTGCGGCTTCCATTGGTGCAGGTGCTTGTAGTCAAATTCAAACACCGATTAAGTTTTTCTAGCCTCGGTTCCTTGATAGATCCTACAATAGGTACCGATAGCATTAAGTTTGAACCATGTGACAGCATTTCTAATAGATACCGATAACCCTAAGGTAGGTACCCATGTGACTCATCGACGGTGCCTGGAGCCGGTGGACCTGATGAGGTGCGTTATAATATATCCAAGGTACCGATAGAAATACAATGAAGGTGCTGCTTCAATAGGTGTATGTACTGGTAGATTGGTACTTTCACCAAAATAGTGCGTCTAGGTGCCGAATGACATATCAGCCAGGGTATGGCATTACCCTAGGGGTAGGTGCTTATAGAGCAACGCTTGGACAACACATATGGCGTCTAGGTTTACGATGGTTTCCTGAGTACCGAATGTTTTATCGATGGGGTACGTCATAATCCTAAGGTAGGTACCGGTGTACGACGGTTCTTTTTCGTCGATAGAACCTAGTACCgattaccccccccccccccccgctaggTCGCGTTGGAAAATCTCTGAGGTTCCTTTAAATGTTTTCTAGAAGGTACGGCTGATATTGGCATAGGTACTTGTAGATAAAACTAAACACCACGGTAGGTGCCGAACGTTATGTGCGTTGGAAAACATCCGAGGTACCGATAGAATTATAAAGAAGGTACGGCTTCCATTGGTGCAGGTGCTTGTAGTCAAATTCAAACACCGATTAAGTTTTTCTAGCCTCGGTTTCCTTGATAGATCCTACAATAGGTACCGATAGCATTAAGTTTGAACCGTGTGACGCATTTGTAATAGATACCGATACCCCTAAGGTAGGTACCCATGTGACTCATCGATGGAGCCCGGAGTCGGTGGACCTCATGAAGTGCGTTAGAATATATCCAAGGTACCGATAGAAATACAATGAAGGTGCTGCTTCAATAGGTGCAGGTACTGGTAGATTGGTACTTTTACAGAAATAGTGCGTCTAGGTGCCAATTGAGACCTATCAACCGGGGTATGGCATTACCCTAGGGGTAGGTGCTTATAGAGCAATGCTTGGACAAAACCGCGCTAGGTCATAATCCTAAGGTAGGTACCGGTGTACGACGGTTCTTTTTCGTCGAAAGAACCTAGTACCGATTACCCCCCGCTAGGTCGCGTTGGAAAATCTCTGAGGTACCTTTAAATTTTTTCTAGAAGGTACGGCTGATACTAGCATAGGTACTTGTAGATAAAACTAAACACCACGATAGGTGCCGAAGCGATAGGTGCGTTGGAAAACATCCGATGTACCGATAGAATTATAAAGAAGGTGCGGCTTCCATTGGTGCAGGTGCTTGTAGTCAAATTCAAACACCGATCAAGTTTTTCTAGCCTCGGTTTCCTTGATAGATCCTACAATAGGTACCGATAGCATTAAGTTTGAACCATGTGACGCATTTGTAATAGGTAGGTACCCATGTGACTCATCGACGGTGCCTGGAGCCGATGGACCTGATGAGGTGGGTTAGAATATATCCAAGGTACCGATAGAAATACAAAGAAGGTGCTGCTTCAATAGGTGTAGGTACTGGTAGATTGGTACTTTTACCAAAATAGTATGTCTAGTTGCCGATTGAGACCTGTCAGCGGGGGGTACGACGACATCTGGGGGTAGGTGCTTGTAGACCAATTCACGGACAAAGGATATGGCGTCTAGGTACCGAATGATTTCTCAGCGGGTTACACCACACAATTCAATTAAGGTGTTGTTTTACGTAAACCGGTAGGTCCCATATCCGATATACATGGCAAACAACGTTTAGATATATTCGATTTACCGTTAGCATTAAAAAGAAGGAGCAATCTGGGAGTACCCCACCGACATAATTATTGAAGACATAAAAATTTAGGCACCGAATGTTTTGTCGGCGGGGTACGACATGATCCTAAGGTAGGTACCGGCGTACAGATGTTCGATTTCTTCGATAGATCCTATAATAGGTACCGATGGACTTAAGTTTGTACCATGGGCCGCATTATAATAGGTACCGATAATCCTAAGGTAGGTACCGGCGCATGACGGGTCTGCTTCACCGATAGATAGGGTTGAAAATGAAAGGGAATAACTTTCCGTCCGTTTTCGAAGAAAAAGGAAATGGAGAGCAAAAAAGGGAAAAGGAAATGGCATTTTGCGGAAAACGAAAGGAAACGGAAGAGGAAACGAAAATGAAAACGAGGGAGCTGTTTCCGACGGAAACGAAAACGGCAAAGGAAATTCCGGATAAACAAATATGAAAAGTTTCCGCAAATGTAACCTAGAGAGGCCCATGTTCTTGGTAGGCCTACATTTACACATGAAACTAGGTGCCACCTACTAATTATAGACAGCCGCCCACAGTCCCGACGACTCATCTCTGTTTGGGATGATACCACAAGATCTAGTCCCAACTCCCAAGCGATCGTAGCGATCACGGCATCTTCCTACAGGCATCTTCCTACAAGACGAGCGATCAGGCGGCAAAGCGACTGCCCACGAACATGTTTAGTGTCGACGCAAAAATATTTATGTGAACTTGCGCTTGTCTAAGTGTTAAACTATGTCTATTACGTAGTACTTTATGTTGAATCGCCGCTTGTTGAAGTTGAGTGATATTCCTTGTTTTATTGTCTATTTCGTTATATGTGCCTTTTCGTTATACATACCAAGGTAATATGCCACCATTTTATTGTGACAAATATTCATTTTCGTAACGTATCCGCTCCATATTTATTTCCGGTGATTTTCGTTTCCATATTCGTTTCCGGGGTTTCCGATTTCGTTTTCGATTCCGTCAAGATAGGTGAAAACAAAAACGATAAGACATATTTCCGTCCGTTTCCGTTCCGTTTTCAACCCTACCGATAGAGCCTGGAGCCGGTGGCCCTGGCGATGCGTGTTGGTAAACTTCCGAGGTACCGATATAATTATAATGTAGGTGTGGCTTTCATCGGTGTAGGTACTTGTAGATCAATTCAAATGCCAAATTAGTCAGACTAGGTGTCGAATGTATGGCATTACCCTAGGGGTGGGTGCTTATAGAGGAATGCTTGGACAAAACATATGGCGTCTAGGTTTAAGATGGTTTCATAAGTACCGAATGTTTTATCGATGGGGTACGTCATAATCCTAGGGGTGGGTGCTTATAGAGGAATGCTTGGACAAAACATATGGCGTCTAGGTTTAAGATGGTTTCATAAGTACCGAATGTTTTATCGATGGGGTACGTCATAATCCTAAGGTAGGTACACGTTTGCTATGGCTATCTCCATTTGACGGCACATATCTGAAAAAAGCAGAATACCATGTAAGTCAGTGAACACATATACACAACAAGTTTGTTCATCGCTTCGTTGATGAATTTGTCAAAATACTATGCAAGTACCTGTCAGAATGGTTTGGGGGTGCTTCCCATGCATTGCCTTCAGGAACATGTTGAAAGCCCACTCAGGCCTTGTTCGGTGCAAGTGTTTTATAAGAGGGTTTGTAGTGTTTTGGGGTGTAAAATCTGGGCCCGGTTAAAACACTTCAAGACACTCCAAAACGCTCTTGGATCGTTCGGCAGGCCGGTTTCGGCCGGGTTAGGGCCCAAGAAACACCCCAAAACACGTCGGGCCGGCGTGGAATCAAAACGCTCCGCCCCCCTCGCGTTTTGATCGGGTGAGACG
This Lolium perenne isolate Kyuss_39 chromosome 1, Kyuss_2.0, whole genome shotgun sequence DNA region includes the following protein-coding sequences:
- the LOC127331665 gene encoding uncharacterized protein isoform X1, translated to MSDSLSSKNRAQAGSFKSAPSQGINDGRKPYVPAKHDAGNHASSGISARPVHKLENLESTKKEAKANALPAGQGNTTPSAHASSSKPQKQVNLGKGGSKYF
- the LOC127331665 gene encoding uncharacterized protein isoform X2; the encoded protein is MSDSLSSKNRAQAGSFKSAPSQGINDGRKPYVPAKHDAGNHASSGISARPVHKLENLESTKKGQGNTTPSAHASSSKPQKQVNLGKGGSKYF
- the LOC127329224 gene encoding uncharacterized protein; this translates as MDLQPDAIVVLQFSPAATNGHPPCYKRLSALLQKVADTATAPPAWFDALQAVLARAVYESGLREEPLGLSVCVRPVGFGSLCLETNIATGIVPFSLLCPDLHPRSSPNPCTSFDSPDPARSGDRRRPAAALPRPPHSPNPGTSSLSLPCKARTTRPPPPTLPVPAPASDWRRPAAPSAVLPRPSTLLPIPADRVWLFPAAGGAPQLPCIDGFFVPFRVSHRLNPRASPTASSPRLHPSTCQEPLPSPHAGGATFPLQEWATESRRERRASTALDFERKIKTSIGVRVHGQQGEQRGEFAGRVLWKGSSNVALPTVRCFAIDMGSVRERQERWKGVLQVLQEPERIFAMQVSSYGRTHILRT